A region of Anaerosalibacter sp. Marseille-P3206 DNA encodes the following proteins:
- a CDS encoding DUF6873 family GME fold protein, with translation MNIKNPFIPQSFANLAIIDGRANENIIKNLEKLNINIIKTIKCDDVLEPISYHPDIVMHPIDYNTMIVAPNVFDYYEEKLTKQGINVIKGEKYLSSKYPDDIAYNVGRVHGYAIHNFKYTDEKLLFYFKKSGIELIDIKQGYSKCSMAVVDEKAIITSDYPIYNKLSKLDIDVLHIKPGYIKLKGLNYGFIGGTCGNLSKDSIAISGNFENHPDKENILKFFKKHKKNLLILDNNEIVDLGTIICLYC, from the coding sequence ATGAATATAAAAAATCCTTTTATTCCACAATCATTTGCTAATTTAGCAATTATTGATGGAAGAGCAAATGAAAATATTATTAAGAACTTGGAGAAACTAAATATAAATATTATAAAGACTATTAAATGTGATGATGTGCTTGAACCTATTTCATATCATCCAGATATAGTTATGCATCCAATTGATTACAATACAATGATTGTTGCTCCAAATGTTTTTGATTATTATGAAGAAAAACTAACAAAACAGGGTATAAATGTTATAAAAGGTGAAAAATATTTATCTAGTAAATACCCTGACGATATTGCATATAATGTAGGAAGAGTTCATGGTTATGCAATACATAATTTTAAATATACAGATGAGAAATTACTTTTTTATTTTAAAAAAAGTGGTATAGAGCTAATAGATATAAAACAAGGATATTCTAAGTGCTCTATGGCTGTAGTTGATGAAAAAGCAATCATAACTTCAGATTATCCAATTTATAATAAACTTTCAAAATTAGACATAGATGTGTTACACATTAAGCCAGGTTATATAAAACTTAAAGGTTTAAACTATGGTTTTATTGGTGGTACATGTGGCAATTTATCAAAAGACAGTATTGCTATTTCAGGTAATTTTGAAAATCATCCAGATAAAGAAAATATCTTAAAATTTTTTAAAAAACATAAGAAAAACCTGTTGATTTTAGACAATAACGAAATTGTTGATTTAGGCACGATAATTTGCTTATATTGTTAA
- the ytxC gene encoding putative sporulation protein YtxC, whose translation MELLSIGVEENKDKVLNIIYDYDFLYNVDIEEEKIGNRLFVKITTEDKNTSKNDNTLYSMLSMLITEIILEYYIKDIIYKKVFTKYNDLFKEEKIEIGKIAFKTISRDNSLDNEKKLIFDEVRNYINKNDEIIIDGFVNFRLSALNSSLDILIEKSNQKYYEEREYKEFIKILKYFVDIQEPKMDLVNIIMEENNYKLYDQNNKLIENDFFNEVINELSIDGITKEDLLISSIITIAPKNIVIHGSEKNRNDELIKILENVFLEKVTYCTGCELCSLKMNKSKEK comes from the coding sequence ATGGAACTACTATCAATTGGAGTTGAAGAAAATAAAGATAAAGTTCTTAATATTATATATGATTATGATTTTTTATATAATGTTGATATAGAAGAAGAAAAAATAGGAAATAGGTTATTTGTAAAAATAACTACCGAAGACAAAAATACTTCAAAAAATGATAACACATTATATAGTATGCTATCTATGCTTATAACAGAGATTATTTTGGAGTACTATATTAAGGATATTATATATAAGAAAGTATTTACCAAATACAATGATTTATTCAAAGAAGAAAAAATAGAAATAGGTAAAATCGCTTTTAAAACCATAAGTAGAGATAATAGTTTGGATAATGAGAAAAAGCTAATATTTGATGAAGTGAGAAATTATATAAACAAAAATGATGAAATAATAATAGACGGATTTGTAAATTTCAGACTAAGTGCACTAAATTCCTCTTTAGATATATTAATAGAAAAAAGTAACCAAAAATACTATGAAGAAAGAGAATATAAAGAATTTATAAAAATACTTAAGTATTTTGTTGATATACAAGAACCCAAAATGGATTTGGTCAATATTATAATGGAAGAAAACAACTATAAGCTATATGATCAAAATAATAAACTAATTGAAAATGATTTTTTTAATGAAGTAATAAATGAATTATCTATTGATGGAATAACCAAGGAGGATCTTTTAATAAGTTCAATAATTACTATTGCACCTAAAAACATAGTTATTCATGGAAGCGAAAAAAATAGAAATGATGAATTAATAAAAATACTTGAAAATGTATTTCTTGAAAAAGTAACATATTGTACTGGTTGTGAACTCTGTTCTTTAAAAATGAATAAAAGTAAGGAAAAATGA
- the hisS gene encoding histidine--tRNA ligase, protein MAKEIVKPSILPGFMELLPSDQILFNHMMDTIKSNYEKFGFLPIDTPVIEKSEVLLAKGGGETEKQVYRFTKGDTDLSLRFDLTVPLARYVSQHYSDLNFPFKRYQIGKVYRGERNQKGRFREFYQCDIDIIGNQKLDIINDAEIPSIIYSTFKELGFDSFTIKINNRKILNGFFQGLDIDDSVEVLRAIDKMDKIGLKGVNEELRKIGLDDNTINKIIEFIQIEGTNEEILHSLEEFNIDNETFVLGLDELKNVVKYVKHFGVPEDNLKVDLTIARGLDYYTGTVYETFLDEYPDIGSVCSGGRYDDLAEYYTKQKLPGVGISIGLTRLFYQLREANIIKTKWNNLTKVLIIPMEGCQEEGIKIGNILRSYDINTQIYLEGGKVGKKFNYADKLDIPYVIIIGSEEIKNEKVTLRQMDTGEQIMYSIEELIKIINDD, encoded by the coding sequence ATGGCTAAAGAAATAGTTAAACCTTCCATACTACCAGGTTTTATGGAATTGTTACCATCGGATCAAATATTATTTAACCATATGATGGACACTATAAAGAGTAATTATGAAAAATTTGGTTTTCTTCCTATAGATACGCCAGTTATAGAGAAATCTGAGGTACTTCTTGCAAAAGGTGGAGGAGAGACAGAAAAACAAGTTTATAGATTTACAAAGGGTGATACTGACTTGTCATTAAGATTTGATTTGACAGTGCCTCTTGCTAGATATGTATCACAACATTATTCTGATTTAAATTTTCCTTTTAAAAGGTATCAAATAGGCAAAGTATATAGGGGAGAAAGAAATCAGAAGGGTAGATTTAGAGAGTTTTATCAATGTGATATTGATATAATTGGAAATCAAAAATTAGATATAATAAATGACGCTGAAATTCCAAGTATTATTTACTCAACATTTAAAGAATTAGGTTTTGATTCTTTTACTATTAAAATCAATAATAGAAAGATATTAAATGGTTTTTTCCAAGGTCTTGATATTGATGATTCTGTAGAAGTATTAAGAGCTATTGATAAAATGGATAAGATAGGATTAAAGGGAGTAAATGAAGAATTAAGAAAAATAGGTTTAGATGATAATACTATTAATAAAATAATAGAGTTTATTCAAATAGAGGGTACGAATGAAGAAATACTACATAGTTTAGAAGAGTTCAATATAGATAATGAAACTTTTGTATTAGGTTTAGATGAATTGAAAAATGTAGTAAAGTATGTAAAACATTTTGGAGTACCTGAAGATAATCTTAAAGTAGATTTGACAATAGCAAGAGGATTAGACTACTATACAGGTACAGTGTATGAAACATTTTTAGATGAGTATCCAGATATCGGTAGTGTTTGTTCAGGTGGAAGATATGATGACTTAGCAGAATATTATACTAAACAAAAATTACCTGGGGTTGGCATATCTATTGGTCTTACAAGACTTTTCTACCAACTAAGAGAAGCAAATATTATTAAGACTAAATGGAACAATTTAACTAAGGTTTTAATAATACCTATGGAAGGATGTCAAGAAGAGGGAATAAAAATTGGAAATATATTGCGTAGTTATGATATTAACACTCAAATCTATTTAGAAGGTGGAAAAGTAGGGAAGAAATTTAATTATGCTGATAAGCTTGATATTCCATATGTTATAATAATAGGTTCTGAAGAGATTAAGAATGAAAAAGTAACGTTAAGACAAATGGATACTGGAGAACAAATCATGTATTCTATAGAAGAGCTTATTAAAATAATTAATGATGATTAG
- the thrS gene encoding threonine--tRNA ligase → MIKITLPDGTEKQYEKGITVFEVAKDISEGLARVALGAVVNDKIKGMQETIDEDAKVKIVKFEDKEGKEIFWHTSAHIMAHAVLNLFPDVKFAIGPSIENGFYYDFDLEHRFTPEDLERIEKEMIKIAKEGHAMERTIMPRDEALKYFKEKDEPYKVELIENLPEDEIISFYKLGDFTDLCAGPHLMDTKKVKAIKLLSIAGAYWRGDEKNKMLQRIYGISFDKKKNLDEYLERLEEAKKRDHRKLGKELDLFSMHEEGPGFPFFHPKGMILRNILEDFWKAEHAKRGYGEIKTPMILNEELWRRSGHWDHYKENMYFTTIDENDYAIKPMNCPGSILVYKSKMYSYRDLPLRLGELGLVHRHELSGTLHGLMRVRSFTQDDAHIYMLQSQVKDELIGVIELADYVYSIFGFKYHVELSTRPEDSMGSEEQWEIATNSLIAALEEKKINYIVNEGDGAFYGPKIDFHLEDAIGRTWQCGTIQLDFQMPERFDLTYVDKDNEKKRPIMIHRTILGSIERFMGILIEHYAGKFPAWLAPVQVSILPISDKFNDYAYELEKKFKENGLRVHVDDRTEKIGYKIREAQLQKIPYMLVVGEKEVEENSVSVRKRDEGDLGQLSVDEFIERIVDEVEDKR, encoded by the coding sequence ATGATAAAAATAACATTACCTGATGGTACAGAAAAGCAATATGAAAAAGGTATAACTGTATTTGAAGTAGCTAAGGATATAAGCGAAGGATTAGCTAGGGTTGCTCTTGGAGCAGTTGTAAATGATAAAATAAAAGGGATGCAAGAGACTATAGATGAAGATGCAAAGGTTAAAATAGTAAAATTTGAAGACAAAGAGGGAAAAGAAATCTTTTGGCATACATCAGCACATATAATGGCACATGCTGTTTTAAACCTATTCCCTGATGTAAAATTTGCTATTGGGCCATCTATTGAAAATGGATTTTACTATGATTTCGATTTAGAACATAGATTTACCCCAGAAGATTTAGAAAGAATAGAAAAGGAAATGATTAAAATTGCTAAAGAAGGGCATGCAATGGAAAGAACTATTATGCCTAGGGATGAAGCATTGAAGTATTTTAAAGAAAAAGATGAGCCTTATAAAGTGGAGCTTATTGAAAATCTACCTGAAGATGAGATAATATCTTTTTATAAACTTGGAGATTTTACAGATCTTTGCGCTGGACCTCATTTAATGGATACTAAGAAGGTTAAGGCTATAAAGCTATTGAGTATTGCTGGCGCTTATTGGCGTGGTGATGAAAAGAACAAAATGCTTCAAAGAATATATGGAATCAGTTTTGATAAGAAGAAAAATTTAGATGAGTATTTAGAAAGATTAGAAGAAGCAAAGAAAAGGGATCATAGAAAATTAGGTAAAGAGTTAGATTTATTTAGTATGCATGAAGAGGGACCAGGTTTTCCATTCTTCCATCCTAAGGGAATGATCTTAAGAAATATATTAGAAGATTTTTGGAAAGCAGAACATGCTAAAAGAGGATATGGAGAAATAAAAACTCCTATGATTTTAAATGAGGAATTGTGGCGTAGATCAGGACATTGGGATCACTACAAAGAAAACATGTATTTTACAACTATAGACGAAAATGATTATGCTATAAAACCTATGAACTGTCCTGGTTCAATACTTGTATATAAATCAAAGATGTATAGTTATAGGGATTTACCACTTAGATTAGGAGAATTAGGTTTAGTTCATAGACATGAATTATCTGGTACTTTGCATGGACTTATGAGAGTAAGAAGCTTTACTCAAGATGATGCTCATATATATATGTTACAAAGTCAGGTTAAGGATGAGCTTATAGGTGTAATTGAGTTGGCAGACTACGTTTACAGTATATTTGGATTTAAATATCATGTAGAGTTGTCAACAAGACCTGAAGATTCAATGGGAAGTGAAGAACAATGGGAGATTGCAACAAATAGTTTGATAGCTGCTCTTGAGGAGAAGAAAATTAACTATATTGTTAATGAAGGAGATGGGGCTTTTTATGGTCCTAAAATAGATTTCCATTTAGAAGATGCTATAGGTAGGACTTGGCAATGTGGTACTATACAATTAGATTTCCAAATGCCAGAAAGATTTGATTTAACTTATGTTGATAAGGACAATGAAAAGAAGAGACCTATTATGATTCATAGAACTATTTTAGGAAGTATTGAAAGGTTCATGGGGATATTGATTGAACACTATGCTGGGAAGTTTCCTGCTTGGTTAGCACCTGTGCAAGTTTCTATACTACCAATATCAGATAAATTCAATGATTATGCATATGAACTTGAGAAAAAATTCAAAGAAAATGGCTTAAGAGTTCATGTTGACGATAGAACAGAAAAAATCGGATATAAAATAAGAGAAGCACAACTTCAAAAGATACCATATATGTTAGTAGTAGGTGAAAAAGAAGTTGAGGAAAACTCAGTTTCAGTAAGAAAAAGAGATGAAGGAGATTTAGGTCAGTTAAGCGTAGATGAATTTATAGAAAGAATAGTAGATGAAGTTGAAGATAAAAGGTAG
- a CDS encoding ATP-dependent metallopeptidase FtsH/Yme1/Tma family protein, with protein MQKKKLVFILSLLGIVVSSILFFDKFFPTTQLKHIANSDRYIIWSLTIIFLIYYLKLESNPQLVPLTISNEKDGVKNDNKLNISFKDVAGLEEIKEELEETIGFINNSDKYMKMGAKIPKGILFYGPPGTGKTLLAKAVAGETNSTFLYASGSEFVEKYVGVGAKRVRSLFEKAKKESPSIIFIDEIDAIGAKRNLDSNNEKDQTLNQLLVEMDGFNTSDTVVIIGATNRLDLLDEALLRPGRFDRHIFIGNPNMKAREKILEVHTKNKPLQKEISISEIANKTHGLSGAELANIANEAAIIAVRKNKSKIDKEDFNQAIERVLAGLEVKNPSVLLKEKKTVAIHESGHALVSKILKTDMIQKISIIPRGQALGYVLKFPEEERYLLTKRELIYKITGLLAGRAAEQVIFNEITTGAKDDLTKATQIAQEMVCSYGMSDFGNISIDEYYIRNSFDEIREEIKKITDSCFENALKIIEENKIILFHIADILMEKESITNEELDKIFKEYESKMDYAT; from the coding sequence TTGCAAAAGAAAAAATTAGTGTTTATTTTATCCCTCTTAGGGATAGTTGTTTCTTCAATTCTATTTTTTGATAAGTTCTTTCCAACTACGCAGCTAAAACATATAGCAAATAGTGATAGATATATAATTTGGTCACTAACAATTATTTTTCTAATATACTATTTAAAACTTGAATCAAACCCTCAATTAGTCCCATTAACTATATCTAATGAAAAAGATGGAGTTAAAAATGATAACAAGTTAAATATCTCTTTTAAAGATGTAGCCGGACTAGAGGAAATAAAAGAAGAATTAGAAGAAACTATAGGTTTTATCAACAATAGTGACAAATACATGAAAATGGGTGCAAAAATACCAAAAGGTATACTGTTTTATGGTCCTCCTGGCACAGGTAAAACTTTGCTTGCAAAAGCTGTGGCAGGAGAGACAAATTCTACTTTTCTCTATGCTAGTGGTTCTGAATTCGTTGAAAAATATGTAGGAGTAGGGGCAAAAAGAGTTAGATCTTTATTTGAAAAAGCTAAAAAAGAATCTCCTAGTATTATTTTTATAGATGAAATAGATGCCATTGGAGCTAAGAGAAATCTAGATTCAAATAACGAAAAAGATCAAACTCTCAATCAATTACTTGTTGAAATGGATGGTTTCAATACAAGTGATACAGTGGTCATCATAGGAGCAACAAATAGACTAGATTTATTAGACGAAGCATTATTACGTCCTGGTAGATTTGATAGACACATTTTTATAGGCAATCCAAATATGAAAGCCAGAGAAAAAATATTAGAAGTTCATACTAAAAACAAACCACTACAAAAAGAAATCTCTATAAGCGAAATAGCAAATAAAACACATGGCCTCTCTGGTGCAGAACTAGCTAATATTGCCAATGAAGCTGCTATAATTGCAGTTAGAAAGAATAAAAGCAAAATAGATAAAGAGGATTTTAATCAAGCAATAGAAAGAGTATTAGCTGGTTTAGAAGTAAAAAATCCTTCTGTATTACTTAAAGAAAAGAAAACAGTTGCAATTCATGAATCAGGTCACGCACTTGTCAGCAAAATACTTAAAACAGACATGATTCAAAAAATATCTATTATCCCCAGAGGGCAAGCCTTAGGATACGTTTTAAAATTTCCAGAGGAAGAAAGATATCTTTTGACAAAAAGAGAATTAATATATAAAATTACAGGTCTCCTTGCAGGGAGAGCTGCTGAACAAGTAATATTTAATGAAATAACCACTGGAGCAAAGGATGACTTAACAAAAGCAACACAAATTGCTCAAGAAATGGTTTGTTCCTATGGAATGAGTGATTTTGGAAACATTTCAATAGATGAATACTATATAAGAAACAGTTTCGACGAAATAAGGGAAGAAATAAAAAAGATTACTGATAGTTGTTTTGAAAATGCCTTAAAGATAATAGAAGAAAATAAAATAATCCTTTTCCATATAGCTGATATACTTATGGAAAAAGAATCAATAACCAATGAAGAACTAGATAAAATATTTAAAGAGTATGAATCAAAAATGGACTATGCAACATAA
- the pepV gene encoding dipeptidase PepV: protein MKFIELVESYKDDIVKSTQEIVSIKSVEGEAKPKMPFGEGAYRALEYALNLSKEMGFETKNLDGYAGYAEFGEGEETVGILVHLDVVPEGDGWTYPPYSAEIHDDKIYGRGTIDDKGPAIATLYAMKAIKESNIPLNKKIRIIFGTNEETGWGCMKYYFKHEQAPDMAFTPDADFPVIHGEKGIIAFDLVKKLEKHSCGEIAIKSIKGGNAVNMVPDNCEVVLDVKNVDELEGKLNDFVKKTGYNISMIKENDKVTIKAKGVSAHGSTPEKGENAISYMMLFLGEIINCDCDICNFIKMYNEKIALKNHGENIGCGFDDDVSGKLNFNPGVIKTTDDEIVLSINVRYPIKSSAKAVYDGIRSELEGTGIEVIEDDDEMKPLYVPKDNELVQKLMKVYREETGDNDSEPIAIGGGTYARSMDNAVAFGPIFPGQIELAHQKDEFISIDHLMRLARMYAKAIYELSK, encoded by the coding sequence ATGAAATTTATTGAGTTGGTTGAAAGCTACAAGGATGATATCGTTAAATCGACACAAGAAATTGTTAGCATAAAAAGTGTGGAAGGTGAAGCAAAACCCAAAATGCCTTTTGGTGAAGGAGCATATAGAGCATTAGAATATGCTTTAAATCTATCAAAAGAAATGGGATTTGAAACAAAGAATCTTGACGGATATGCTGGTTATGCAGAATTTGGAGAAGGTGAAGAAACTGTAGGTATATTAGTTCATCTAGATGTGGTTCCAGAAGGAGATGGGTGGACATATCCACCTTATAGTGCAGAAATTCATGATGATAAAATATATGGTAGAGGTACTATTGACGATAAAGGGCCAGCAATAGCAACTCTATATGCAATGAAAGCAATAAAAGAATCTAATATTCCACTAAACAAAAAGATAAGAATAATATTTGGAACCAATGAAGAAACTGGTTGGGGATGTATGAAATATTATTTCAAACATGAACAAGCACCAGATATGGCTTTTACTCCAGATGCTGATTTTCCTGTAATTCATGGAGAAAAGGGAATTATAGCTTTTGATTTAGTTAAAAAGTTAGAAAAACATTCATGTGGGGAAATTGCAATAAAGTCAATTAAAGGTGGAAATGCAGTTAATATGGTTCCAGATAATTGTGAAGTTGTTTTAGATGTTAAAAATGTAGATGAATTAGAAGGAAAATTGAATGATTTTGTTAAAAAAACAGGATATAATATTTCTATGATAAAAGAAAACGATAAAGTAACTATTAAGGCTAAAGGGGTTTCAGCTCATGGAAGTACACCTGAAAAGGGAGAAAACGCTATTAGTTATATGATGCTATTTTTAGGGGAAATAATTAATTGTGATTGTGATATATGTAATTTTATAAAAATGTATAATGAAAAAATTGCATTAAAGAATCATGGAGAAAACATAGGCTGTGGTTTTGATGATGATGTTTCTGGAAAACTAAATTTCAATCCAGGTGTTATAAAAACTACTGATGATGAAATAGTATTATCTATAAATGTAAGGTATCCTATTAAATCTAGTGCAAAAGCTGTATATGATGGAATTAGAAGTGAACTAGAAGGAACTGGCATCGAGGTAATTGAAGATGATGATGAAATGAAACCATTATATGTTCCAAAAGACAATGAATTAGTTCAAAAGCTAATGAAAGTATATAGAGAAGAAACTGGTGATAATGATAGCGAACCTATAGCTATAGGTGGTGGAACATATGCAAGATCAATGGATAATGCAGTGGCTTTTGGGCCTATATTTCCTGGGCAAATAGAATTAGCCCATCAAAAAGATGAGTTTATTTCCATAGATCATCTCATGAGACTAGCTAGGATGTATGCTAAAGCTATTTATGAATTGTCAAAATAA
- the infC gene encoding translation initiation factor IF-3: MESINFRRCSNIKELQINEEIRDREVRLIDVDGSQLGIFPSRKAMEMAFDKKMDLVKIAPNAKPPVCRIMDYGKYKYELAKKEKEAKKNQRVINVKEVRLTPNIETHDLNVKAKRAVEFLKDGDKVKVSVRFRGRELGHTEKGKEVLSEFAEITSEVGVIDKHPKLEGKNMVMYLMPKTE, translated from the coding sequence ATAGAAAGCATAAATTTTAGGAGGTGTAGTAATATTAAAGAACTTCAAATTAATGAAGAGATAAGAGATAGGGAAGTAAGACTTATTGATGTTGATGGAAGTCAATTAGGAATATTTCCTAGTAGAAAAGCTATGGAAATGGCTTTTGATAAAAAAATGGACTTGGTTAAAATTGCACCAAATGCAAAACCACCAGTATGTAGAATCATGGATTATGGTAAGTACAAGTATGAATTAGCTAAAAAGGAAAAAGAAGCAAAAAAGAATCAGAGAGTTATAAATGTTAAAGAAGTAAGATTAACTCCTAATATCGAAACACATGATTTAAATGTAAAAGCAAAGAGAGCTGTAGAATTCTTAAAAGATGGAGATAAGGTTAAAGTTAGTGTAAGATTTAGAGGCAGGGAGTTAGGACATACTGAAAAAGGAAAAGAAGTATTATCTGAGTTTGCTGAAATAACCTCAGAAGTAGGGGTTATAGATAAACATCCTAAACTGGAAGGCAAGAATATGGTTATGTATTTAATGCCTAAAACAGAATAG
- the rpmI gene encoding 50S ribosomal protein L35, protein MPKMKTHRGAAKRFKRTGTGKLKRYKAYKSHKTGKKSPKRIRNLRKSALVSDADIKRMNKVMPY, encoded by the coding sequence ATGCCAAAAATGAAAACACATAGAGGAGCAGCTAAGAGATTTAAAAGAACTGGAACTGGAAAGTTAAAGAGATATAAAGCATATAAGAGCCATAAGACTGGTAAAAAGTCACCAAAGAGAATCAGAAATTTAAGAAAATCTGCATTAGTTAGCGACGCTGATATAAAGAGAATGAATAAAGTAATGCCTTACTAG
- the rplT gene encoding 50S ribosomal protein L20, with protein MARVKRGVNAKKRHKRVLKQAKGYYGAKSKLYRPANQAVMKSLDYAYVGRKLRKRDFRKMWIARINAAARLNGMNYSTLISGLKKANIDINRKMLSEMAINDLEGFSKLVEIAKGM; from the coding sequence ATGGCAAGAGTAAAAAGAGGAGTTAATGCAAAGAAAAGACATAAAAGAGTTCTAAAACAAGCAAAAGGATATTATGGAGCTAAAAGTAAGTTATATAGACCAGCAAATCAAGCAGTAATGAAGTCACTTGACTATGCATATGTAGGTAGAAAGCTAAGAAAGAGAGACTTTAGAAAAATGTGGATTGCTAGAATAAATGCTGCTGCAAGACTAAATGGAATGAACTACAGCACACTTATTAGTGGCTTAAAGAAAGCAAATATAGACATTAACAGAAAAATGTTATCCGAAATGGCAATAAACGATCTAGAAGGTTTTTCAAAATTAGTAGAAATAGCAAAAGGTATGTAA
- a CDS encoding TrkH family potassium uptake protein, producing the protein MVGDIKLTFIRKKINALELNPPRVLALGFAGLIILGGILLNLPIATKSGESIGFLDALFTSASSVCVTGLVVVNTGEFWSLFGQIVIICLIQMGGLGFMTMATLVALILGKKITLKERLIIKEQFNQETMSGLVRLTKYIILSTFAIEGIGAILLSTRFIPKYGFIKGVWFSIFHAISAFCNAGFDITGNSMVPFVGDIVVNLTICLLIIIGGLGFSVYIDVSRNKKFNRFTLHTKLVLVITLILIVISTIIVYLIEWDNAGTLYNLSIKDRTLASFFQAVVPRTAGFNSVDIGKLKDTTVFITIILMFIGGSPISTAGGIKTTTFGAIVLTTISVIKGDRDVVLFKKRISQEIINRSLAILSVGICLVTVVSLILTISEEATFLDLLFETTSAFGTVGLTRGVTPSLSKFGRVLIILTMYSGRVGPLTMAFAFAKKQKSKLNNYRYSEGNLFVG; encoded by the coding sequence ATGGTAGGTGATATTAAATTGACATTTATTAGAAAGAAGATTAATGCATTAGAACTTAATCCACCTAGAGTATTGGCTTTAGGATTTGCTGGATTAATAATTTTGGGAGGAATACTACTTAATCTTCCTATAGCTACAAAATCAGGTGAAAGTATTGGGTTTTTAGATGCCTTGTTTACATCTGCTTCTTCAGTTTGTGTTACTGGACTGGTAGTTGTTAATACAGGAGAATTTTGGTCTTTATTTGGACAGATTGTAATTATATGTCTTATTCAAATGGGTGGATTAGGTTTTATGACAATGGCTACTTTAGTTGCTTTAATTTTAGGTAAAAAAATAACCTTAAAAGAAAGATTAATAATTAAAGAACAATTCAATCAAGAAACTATGTCAGGATTAGTAAGGCTAACTAAGTATATCATATTGTCTACTTTTGCTATCGAAGGAATTGGAGCTATACTTCTTTCTACAAGATTCATACCTAAATATGGTTTTATAAAGGGAGTTTGGTTCTCGATATTTCATGCTATTTCAGCTTTTTGTAATGCTGGTTTTGATATTACAGGTAATAGTATGGTACCCTTTGTAGGAGATATTGTAGTAAATTTAACTATTTGTTTATTAATTATCATTGGTGGCCTTGGTTTTTCAGTTTATATTGATGTATCTAGAAATAAGAAATTTAATAGATTTACCCTTCACACAAAATTGGTATTGGTAATTACTTTGATACTTATAGTTATAAGTACAATAATAGTTTATTTAATAGAATGGGATAACGCTGGAACACTTTATAACCTCAGCATAAAGGATAGGACTCTTGCTTCTTTTTTTCAAGCTGTTGTACCGAGAACAGCTGGTTTTAATTCTGTAGACATAGGGAAGTTAAAAGATACTACTGTATTTATTACAATTATTTTAATGTTTATAGGCGGTTCACCTATATCTACTGCTGGTGGTATAAAGACAACTACTTTTGGGGCGATTGTTTTGACTACAATATCGGTAATCAAAGGAGATAGAGATGTAGTATTATTTAAAAAAAGAATATCTCAAGAAATAATTAATAGGTCATTAGCTATTTTGAGCGTAGGAATATGTTTAGTAACTGTAGTATCATTGATACTTACTATTTCTGAAGAGGCAACATTTTTAGATTTATTATTTGAAACTACATCAGCTTTTGGTACTGTAGGTTTAACAAGAGGAGTAACACCAAGTCTAAGTAAATTTGGAAGAGTATTAATAATACTTACAATGTATTCAGGTAGAGTAGGGCCTTTGACAATGGCTTTTGCATTTGCTAAAAAACAAAAATCAAAATTAAATAATTATAGATATTCTGAAGGGAATTTATTTGTGGGATAG